Within Myceligenerans xiligouense, the genomic segment CGGTCGCCGGGAAGAGCCGATCGTGCGTGCACCGACAGGTCGGCCGGATCAACGCCGTCGCCCGCCAGGTGCTCCCACCCCGAGGGCCCGCGAGCCCGCAGCGGGGTCACCTCCTCCTGAGCCGGGAGCCGCCAGGACGACCTGGCGGTGTCATCGGTCCCGGTCAGGTCTCGTGACGTCGAGTCCCACGCCCGAGGCGCCGGAGCGGTGAAGATCTCCTGGCCGAACATGTCGGTCGCGACCAGACCACCCTCCTGCCGAGTGACCTGCAGCCCGGTGGAGGTCGTCAGCGGGAACGTCAGCGCGTCGAGGCCGACCTTCTTCTCCGCCCGCTCGGCCGCCTCGCGTGATGCGAAGACCAGGGTCTCGGTGAAGCCGGTCGCATCCGGGTTCACGCTCACCACCAGGTCCACGCCGTTGGTGACGACATCCGGGTAGGTCACCTGGTCGCCGTCGACGACCGGCTCGGTCAGGTCAAAGGGAGCATCGAGGATCAGCTCGTGACCGTCACGCACCATCGACGCGAGCGACTGCCCCGCGGTGCCGTCGGAGAACGTCAGCTCGTTCGGGCTCACCGCGACCTCGAGGCGGCCGTCGCCGGTGTCTCCGGACACCACGCGGGAATCGACCGGGAGCCACGCCCCGTCCACCAGGGCGCGTTCGGCCAGCGCCGTCGACTCCACGCGCATCGTGCCCGACGGCGTCGCGTACACGGTGGTCCAGGAGGTGCGCTCGGAGCGGACCTCGACCTCCAGCTTGCAGGCGTGCGCGACCTTCAGCGCAGTGGCCTGGTCGTCCGAGACCGTCACGCACTCCACCCCGGCCGCCGCAGGGACCGCGAGCACGGGCTGCACGCCGAGCGTCACGGCGACGGCGGCGGCGACGAGGCCGACCCCTGCCGGCTTTCCGCGCCGCGCCGTACGCGCCATCACCGCACCCAACCCGGACGCCGTCCGGCTTGCCACCTGCTTCACGATCCTCGCCCCATCCGTCCGGGCCACCTGGCGCGACCTTCGGCTGCTCGTCACTACATCGCTCCCGGTCACCGACGCTCCGTCGTTCGGCGTTCCTGGCTCCGGTGCTCGCGCCGACCTCGATCCGGCACTGCCACCGAGCCGGATCACTGCTCCGGGTCCTTGATCGTCGGGTCAAGTGCCACGTCCCCGTCGTCGACACCGTCCGGCCCGGCTTCGAACGCCTGGGCCTCCGCGCCTTGACACAGCCGGCGGATCTTGGCCTCGGCCACGACCTGCCCGTCGAACACGCGCACGTTGTCCACCAGGCCGGGCCAGTAGTACACCGGTGTGGACTGCCACTTGGCCCTGCCCACGAGGAAACGGCCGGTGGCTGCCCAAGAGCTACGGGTGTTCGCGGAAACGCTCGTCACCGGCTCGCCTGGCTTGGGATCCTCGGAAGTGCCGACCTCGCACGCCCAGAGCCTGACGTAGCCCGGCTGTCCGGGCTGCCCGTCGTACTCGCCCACCAGATGCACCCACTGGCCAGGTACGGCGGGGAACGACGAGAGCGCCCTACGGATGTACACGTTTGTGTCTCGGTCCGGGCCGTACATGCTGAAGGCCCAGCAGCCCTGTGACGGGTCTTCTGTGGCACACGACGGCCGGTATCCCAGCATGAAGGCCGAGATGTGTTCCCCGTCCTGGGAGAGGGCGGTGTACGGCTGCGACAGGTCCGCGTTCTCGTCCAGGTACACATGCGCGGACACCACGAATGCCTCATCGGTGTTGACCACCGGGCCTTGCGTTGCGGCGCGGGAGTTGACGCCGTCCAGCAACAGCGCGTTGTCTCCGTCCCGGGAACCGAAGAGCTCGTGAGGGCCGGTTGTCCACGTCGTCGCCCCGTAGAAGTCCAACGGTGCAGGCACCAGCGAGCCGGCGGAGTCGGCTGCCATGCTGCCGGCTCCCTCGTCCATCTGCCACACACCGGTCGCCTGCGGGTAGGCCACGTCGATGTGCCACACTCGCCGACCGTCCGAGGGGTTACCTGCCTTGTCGCGCGACCGCACGTACAACGTCGTCGGCCCCGGCTTCGAGGGTGTGAAGGAGATCGTCGCGTACCCGCCCGACCCGACGCTGATCTTCTTGCCCATGGTGTCGGTGCCGAAGGAGTACTCGAACCGCGACACGTCACCGGAGCCGTTGCGTCCCAGTTTGAACTTGCCGGACACACCGATCCCGCCGGTCTCCACGTCTTGGTGGTACTCGGCCGGCTGCCCCGCCACGACCTCGATCGTCGGCCTGTTGGGCGCGACGATGTCGGGAATGAAGTGACACCACTCGGACCACGAGCCCTGCTTCCCTGAGGAGTCCTGCGCCGCCACCCGCCAGCGGTACTTCACGTTCGAAGAGAGCTCACCGGTCGGGAGCTGCAGGGTGTGCCGGCTCCCGCTGGTCTTGTAGGAGGAGTACTTGCCCCAAACCTTGGTGCCGTTCGAGACTCGGTACACCTGGAACCGCCCTCGCACCTGTGTCGCGTCCGGGTCCTTGATGTACGCCGACAGCTTCGGCCGCACGGTCGACAGGTACGGTGCATCCGCTGAGGACGCACACCACTTGTTCTCCGAGCCCTCGTAGGTGTGCAGGTACTTGGGCGTGTTCGGCGGGCGGTTGTACGTCACCGAAAGCGTCGCGCCGTGGTCGTAGTTGCTTCCGTAGCGGGAACCGGCGTATCGCTTCCAGCCCTGCATCGAGGACTCATCGGCCTTCAGGCCGAGCGTCAGGTAGCTCCACCCGGACGATGCGACGGTCTTCGCGGACGAGGTCACCTCGTACCCGATGCGCACCTTGCGTCCGGTGCAGCCGTCACGATGGATCGTGCCCTGGGACGCCACCCGTGTCCCCCACGATCCCATCGTGTTCCACGTCGTCGACGAGGAGACCTTGTTCGCGCCGATCCGGTACACAGCGGTCGCTGTCCGCGTGCACGTCGCGGCGTGCACGCCCGAGACCGAGAACTCGGCGCCGGTGATGTCCGACGACTTCAGCTTGCCGACGTTCGCCACGTTGAATTCGTAGAGCACCCGGTGGTTCGACAGGAGCCCGCAGTCGTTCCCGTATCCCGAGGTCGGATCGCAGAGGCCCACCCCGTGGTCGCCCGCCTCACGATCCTGGAACTTGTATCCCGAGTTCGAGTCGGGCCATCGGGATTTCACGCCGGCCCACTCGTTCAGGGAGACACCGGACACCGAAGGGTCAATCGACAGCGGGAAGTCCACTCCCTCTCCGGCGAGCATTCCCGCGTCCGGGACGATCGTCACCGACGCGGCCGAGTCACCCCGCCGTTCCAGGACCGCCGGGAGCTCAGCCATCCCGTTCCCCACCATCGGTCCACGAACGGACTCGTGCCGGGAGCCATCGTTCGCGTTGTCCGCCGAGCTCAGCGTCCGCGCCCCAGTGGCAGGGACATCGGTCTCGGGCTCACCCCACATCAGCGGAACCGGCGAGGTGAAGACCTCCTCGTCGTTCTCGTCGACGGCAACGAAGCCGTGGCCTGCTTCCCGCAGCGTCAGGCCTGCCGACACCTGGACATCGAAGGTGAGTTCGGCCAGCGCCGGGTTCTGCGCCGCCTGCTCGTCAGCCACCCGGATCACGTCGTCGAAACCCGTGCCCTGCGCATCGGCAGCTACCACGAGGTCCAGCCCGTCGTCGTCCAGGATTCCTGGGTAGGTCACCTGGTCGCCGTCGACTACCGGCGCGGTGAGCGCGAACGGGACATCGAACTCGAGCCAGTGCTCCCCCGATTCGACCCGCGCCAGCGGCTCGTCGTCGCTCGCCGCGAACGACACGTCGTAGACGGAGGCTGCCACGTCCAGACGGCCGTCGCCGTCCGCATCGACGGTTTCGATCGTCCGGTCCACAGGCGTCCAGGTCCCGCCGTCGGACTTGGCACGCACAGGGGCCGACGACGACTCCCACCGCACCGCGACACCGTCCGGCTGGGCCCACTCGGCCGACCAGGCGTCGTAGGAGTCCTCAGCAGCCACCTCGTGCCCGCACCGGACGGCCATCTCGAACGCCGCCGCCATTGTGGGCTCGACTGTCGTACAGGGCTCCTCGGCCACGCCACCGGCGTCCGCCGCCAGCACCTGCCCCAGCGAGCGGCCGGTCAACGGCTCCACCGCAGCCGCCCCACCCGCTACCAACACCAGCGCCAGCAATCCGGCCACCGCCGCGCCACCACGCGTCCGCAACCTGCCCGACACACGCGCCCAGTCCGACCGCACCCGCACGGCCACACCGCCCGCCAGCGATCCAGATGACACAGAGCTCTCCCACGTCCATCGAACAGTGATCCGCGGCCACCCACCCGACTGGCAGACAAACCAGCACGGAACCTAACAGCTCGGGAGAGTTACCCATGACCAAAACAGGCAAAAGAGCCGCGATTTCACCCACTGGCGTTCAAGACCGTGACCTGCTCGCACCGATATCGGGGTCATCGCTCCAGACAGTCGTCGCGCGGAGACGGCGCGACGCCACCCCGCCCCCGAAGACGTCACCGATTCTCACCACCCCGCCACACCGTTCTGCCTAGGATCGGCTCATGGACAAGGTGGACCCGAGCGAGCTGCGGGCTGTGATGCACGAGGTCCGGCGGATGGCGCTGACCTACAAGTTCGGCATCGACGAGGTGATGACGAAGATCTCGATCCTGCGGGACGAACTGCGCCACATGCAGCAGTACAACCCGGTCGAGCACGTCGGCTCCCGGCTCAAGTCCCTCGACTCGATCGTCGCCAAGTGCCGCCGCAAGGGCATCCCCTTCACGCCCGAAGGCATCC encodes:
- a CDS encoding LamG domain-containing protein; protein product: MSSGSLAGGVAVRVRSDWARVSGRLRTRGGAAVAGLLALVLVAGGAAAVEPLTGRSLGQVLAADAGGVAEEPCTTVEPTMAAAFEMAVRCGHEVAAEDSYDAWSAEWAQPDGVAVRWESSSAPVRAKSDGGTWTPVDRTIETVDADGDGRLDVAASVYDVSFAASDDEPLARVESGEHWLEFDVPFALTAPVVDGDQVTYPGILDDDGLDLVVAADAQGTGFDDVIRVADEQAAQNPALAELTFDVQVSAGLTLREAGHGFVAVDENDEEVFTSPVPLMWGEPETDVPATGARTLSSADNANDGSRHESVRGPMVGNGMAELPAVLERRGDSAASVTIVPDAGMLAGEGVDFPLSIDPSVSGVSLNEWAGVKSRWPDSNSGYKFQDREAGDHGVGLCDPTSGYGNDCGLLSNHRVLYEFNVANVGKLKSSDITGAEFSVSGVHAATCTRTATAVYRIGANKVSSSTTWNTMGSWGTRVASQGTIHRDGCTGRKVRIGYEVTSSAKTVASSGWSYLTLGLKADESSMQGWKRYAGSRYGSNYDHGATLSVTYNRPPNTPKYLHTYEGSENKWCASSADAPYLSTVRPKLSAYIKDPDATQVRGRFQVYRVSNGTKVWGKYSSYKTSGSRHTLQLPTGELSSNVKYRWRVAAQDSSGKQGSWSEWCHFIPDIVAPNRPTIEVVAGQPAEYHQDVETGGIGVSGKFKLGRNGSGDVSRFEYSFGTDTMGKKISVGSGGYATISFTPSKPGPTTLYVRSRDKAGNPSDGRRVWHIDVAYPQATGVWQMDEGAGSMAADSAGSLVPAPLDFYGATTWTTGPHELFGSRDGDNALLLDGVNSRAATQGPVVNTDEAFVVSAHVYLDENADLSQPYTALSQDGEHISAFMLGYRPSCATEDPSQGCWAFSMYGPDRDTNVYIRRALSSFPAVPGQWVHLVGEYDGQPGQPGYVRLWACEVGTSEDPKPGEPVTSVSANTRSSWAATGRFLVGRAKWQSTPVYYWPGLVDNVRVFDGQVVAEAKIRRLCQGAEAQAFEAGPDGVDDGDVALDPTIKDPEQ